One stretch of Bosea vaviloviae DNA includes these proteins:
- a CDS encoding ABC transporter substrate-binding protein — translation MTLKILSLSLLLTAAALGIATSSASADQLADVMARKELRCGTFADVPPFAAPDQKTREMVGFDVDLCIALAKRWGVAAKVTPLSVEARVPEVKLGRVDLTIANLAYTLGRAEQIQFSDPYYLAKEMLAVKASDPSTSKADYKGKRLASTKGSTSELSIKMNGSDPLTFQDTGSAFMAVQQNKALGMVANTMTITKLVNDSQTKGVPLKMIQEPMVFQPIGIGMKKDEPALLAKVNETLRAMDQAGEINQAWNRWLGPDTEFKMTRTDKVVPLSELKFEAMP, via the coding sequence ATGACGTTGAAGATCCTGAGCCTCAGCCTCCTGTTGACCGCAGCTGCTCTTGGCATCGCAACGAGCTCGGCCAGCGCCGATCAGCTCGCAGACGTCATGGCCCGAAAGGAGCTGCGTTGCGGCACCTTCGCGGACGTGCCACCTTTCGCTGCGCCGGATCAGAAGACCCGTGAAATGGTCGGGTTCGACGTCGATCTGTGCATTGCGCTTGCCAAGCGCTGGGGCGTTGCCGCCAAGGTCACGCCGCTCTCCGTCGAGGCGCGGGTGCCGGAGGTCAAACTCGGCCGGGTTGACCTGACGATCGCCAACCTCGCCTACACGCTTGGCCGGGCGGAGCAGATCCAGTTCAGTGACCCTTACTACCTCGCCAAGGAGATGCTGGCTGTAAAGGCGAGCGATCCGTCGACCTCCAAGGCCGACTACAAGGGCAAGCGCCTCGCCTCGACCAAGGGTTCTACCTCGGAGCTTTCGATCAAGATGAACGGCTCCGATCCGCTGACCTTCCAGGATACCGGATCGGCTTTCATGGCCGTGCAGCAGAACAAGGCGCTCGGCATGGTGGCCAACACCATGACGATCACCAAGCTCGTCAACGACTCGCAGACCAAGGGTGTTCCGCTCAAGATGATCCAGGAGCCGATGGTCTTCCAGCCCATCGGAATCGGCATGAAGAAGGACGAGCCAGCCCTGCTCGCCAAGGTCAACGAGACGCTGCGGGCCATGGATCAAGCCGGCGAGATCAATCAGGCCTGGAACAGATGGCTCGGCCCGGATACCGAATTCAAGATGACGCGCACGGACAAGGTCGTGCCGCTGAGCGAGCTGAAGTTCGAGGCGATGCCTTGA
- a CDS encoding amino acid ABC transporter ATP-binding protein, giving the protein MISFSNVNKNYGSYKALVGINAEVARGEVVVVCGPSGSGKSTLIRTVNRLEEIGSGTITFDGQDVHGPMRGSDLNRLRSRVGFVFQSFNLFPHLSALENVTLSPVKVSGTKREVAHERAMQLLDRVGLAAKAGSYPAQLSGGQQQRVAIARALAMEPPAMLFDEPTSALDPEMVGEVLAVMRSLAADGMTMMCVTHEMGFAREVADHVWFMDGGSILERAQPGAFFGAPQHPRAQRFLSDLRH; this is encoded by the coding sequence ATGATCAGCTTCTCGAACGTCAACAAGAACTATGGGAGCTACAAGGCTCTCGTCGGGATCAACGCCGAGGTCGCACGCGGCGAGGTCGTTGTCGTCTGCGGACCATCGGGCTCCGGCAAGTCGACGCTGATCCGCACCGTCAATCGCCTCGAAGAGATCGGATCCGGCACGATCACCTTCGACGGGCAGGACGTGCACGGCCCGATGCGAGGTTCCGATCTCAACCGCCTGCGCAGCCGGGTTGGTTTCGTTTTCCAGAGCTTCAATCTGTTCCCGCACCTCTCCGCGCTCGAGAATGTCACCTTGTCGCCGGTCAAAGTCAGCGGGACGAAGCGGGAGGTCGCGCACGAGAGGGCTATGCAGCTTCTCGATCGGGTCGGCCTGGCGGCCAAGGCCGGCTCCTATCCGGCTCAATTGTCGGGTGGCCAGCAGCAGCGCGTCGCGATCGCGCGCGCGCTGGCCATGGAGCCACCCGCCATGCTGTTCGATGAGCCGACGAGCGCGCTCGATCCGGAGATGGTCGGCGAGGTTCTGGCTGTGATGCGCAGCCTGGCCGCGGACGGCATGACCATGATGTGCGTGACCCATGAGATGGGCTTTGCCCGCGAAGTCGCGGACCACGTCTGGTTCATGGATGGCGGCAGCATTCTGGAGCGGGCGCAACCCGGCGCCTTCTTTGGCGCCCCTCAGCATCCTCGCGCGCAGCGCTTCCTCTCGGACCTGCGGCACTGA
- a CDS encoding amino acid ABC transporter permease — protein sequence MLWDIVNIVRENWLLLLIGQYPNGPLGGFAATLILSVLSIALAFPVSILIALARLSSSPFLLWPATILVYVARGVPLLMLILWVYFMVPLLIGANVPGFVTMLVTLVVYEGAFLSEIVRGGIVALGRGQMEAARALGHSHLGAMGYVILPQALYNMMPSILSQFVSTIKETTLGYVINVPELTFAANQINNQLLTKPFQVFFILAIVYYLVCWTLTRLALQLERRITRKRAGPRESGDRPVFRHPQSLIVEP from the coding sequence ATGCTGTGGGACATCGTCAACATCGTCCGCGAGAACTGGCTCCTCCTGCTGATCGGCCAGTATCCAAACGGTCCGCTCGGCGGCTTCGCGGCGACGCTGATCCTCTCGGTGCTGAGCATCGCGCTCGCCTTTCCGGTCAGCATTCTCATCGCGCTCGCGCGGTTGTCGAGCTCGCCTTTCCTGCTCTGGCCCGCGACGATCCTCGTCTATGTGGCTCGCGGCGTGCCGCTTCTGATGCTGATCCTGTGGGTCTATTTCATGGTCCCGCTCCTGATCGGCGCGAATGTGCCGGGCTTCGTGACGATGCTGGTCACGCTCGTGGTGTACGAGGGCGCCTTTCTCAGCGAGATCGTGAGAGGCGGGATCGTGGCGCTCGGCAGGGGGCAGATGGAGGCGGCGCGCGCGCTCGGCCACAGCCATCTCGGCGCGATGGGCTACGTCATCCTGCCGCAAGCGCTTTACAATATGATGCCGAGCATTCTCAGCCAGTTCGTCTCGACCATCAAGGAGACGACGCTTGGTTACGTCATCAACGTGCCGGAGCTCACCTTCGCGGCCAACCAGATCAACAACCAGCTTCTGACCAAGCCCTTCCAGGTCTTCTTCATCCTGGCGATCGTCTATTACCTGGTCTGCTGGACCCTGACGCGGCTCGCCTTGCAGCTCGAGCGCCGCATCACCCGCAAGCGGGCCGGCCCGCGCGAAAGCGGCGATCGGCCAGTTTTCCGGCACCCGCAATCCCTGATCGTCGAGCCATGA
- a CDS encoding amino acid ABC transporter permease, with translation MKGFDLAAILLNPEFGRMLLRGLEMTFVIAIGSWCLAMSLGLVLLVIRLTPSRIADGMVAAYVSYHRNVPTLVQLMLWYFGISSLLPDALQTWLAEHSGEAAFAIIGLGLCQAAYFSEDLRSGLRSIASGQAEAARALGHSYIGSMRYVLMPQAVRNALPALINHSVSLFKNSSLAMAIGVAELTHAVKEVENLSFRTFETYLIATIAYLVCSLAIMAAGAILSRRAALTGAR, from the coding sequence ATGAAGGGGTTCGATCTCGCCGCGATCCTGCTGAACCCCGAATTCGGGCGCATGCTGCTCCGCGGCCTGGAAATGACCTTTGTCATCGCGATCGGCTCCTGGTGCCTGGCGATGAGTCTCGGGCTCGTGCTGCTGGTGATCCGGCTGACCCCGAGCCGTATCGCCGATGGGATGGTTGCCGCCTATGTCTCCTATCACCGCAACGTCCCGACACTCGTGCAGCTCATGCTCTGGTATTTCGGGATATCGAGCCTGCTGCCCGATGCGCTCCAGACCTGGCTGGCGGAGCATAGCGGCGAGGCCGCTTTCGCGATCATCGGTCTCGGCCTCTGTCAGGCCGCCTATTTCAGCGAGGATCTCCGCTCGGGGCTCCGGTCGATCGCATCGGGACAGGCGGAGGCGGCGCGAGCGCTGGGGCACAGCTATATCGGCTCGATGCGCTATGTGCTGATGCCGCAGGCTGTGCGCAATGCGCTGCCAGCGCTCATCAATCACAGCGTCTCGCTGTTCAAGAACAGCAGCCTTGCCATGGCGATCGGAGTGGCCGAGCTGACCCATGCGGTCAAGGAAGTGGAGAATCTGAGTTTCCGGACCTTCGAGACTTACCTGATCGCGACCATCGCCTACCTTGTCTGTTCTCTCGCCATCATGGCGGCTGGCGCGATCCTGAGCCGGCGGGCGGCGCTCACGGGAGCGCGTTGA
- a CDS encoding SDR family oxidoreductase — protein MPFSDYRTALVTGASSGIGAAVVERLCGEGLAVHAVARSAEPLENLARRTGCIAHVLDVTDRAGLARLTGEIAFDVLVNNAGVDRPKKFLEADEEDIDLLVDVNLRAVLHLCRLVVPGMVARDRGHVINISSIAAAYNFGGNSTYHATKAAVSMLSRQLRIDAFGRRVRVTEICPGRVATEIFAHVHGDTPEIRERFIAGYELPEASDIANAIAFAIAAPVAVNIGHMEITPTLQVPGGLSTARPDLPPATV, from the coding sequence ATGCCCTTTTCCGATTACAGGACAGCCCTTGTCACCGGCGCTTCGTCCGGCATCGGCGCAGCCGTGGTCGAGCGCCTCTGCGGCGAGGGGCTGGCGGTCCATGCAGTCGCCCGCAGCGCAGAGCCGCTGGAGAACCTCGCCCGGCGCACAGGATGCATCGCCCACGTCCTGGACGTGACGGATCGGGCCGGTCTTGCCCGCCTGACGGGCGAGATCGCGTTCGACGTCCTGGTCAACAACGCGGGGGTCGACCGGCCGAAGAAGTTCCTGGAGGCCGACGAGGAGGACATCGATCTCCTCGTCGACGTGAACCTGCGCGCCGTTCTGCATCTGTGTCGGCTCGTCGTGCCCGGAATGGTGGCGCGCGACCGCGGCCACGTGATCAACATCTCGTCGATCGCGGCAGCCTACAATTTCGGCGGTAACTCGACCTATCACGCCACCAAGGCGGCGGTCAGCATGCTGTCGCGACAATTGCGCATCGACGCCTTCGGCCGGCGGGTCCGCGTCACCGAAATCTGCCCGGGGCGGGTGGCGACCGAGATCTTCGCGCATGTGCATGGCGACACTCCCGAGATCCGCGAGCGCTTCATCGCCGGATACGAGCTGCCGGAGGCCTCTGACATCGCCAACGCGATCGCCTTCGCGATTGCCGCGCCCGTCGCGGTGAATATCGGCCATATGGAGATCACCCCGACCCTTCAGGTGCCGGGCGGCTTGTCCACGGCCCGGCCTGACCTACCGCCCGCGACGGTCTGA
- a CDS encoding LamB/YcsF family protein, whose product MQIDLNADLAEGYGPWTMGDDAALLDVLSSANIACGFHAGDPLIMDRTVKAALARGVDIGAHVGFPDRQGFGRRPMQIDAAELAAMVTYQLGALEGIARSAGHRMTHMSFHGALGNMAAADSSVARPLVEAVARFDKRLIIVSSTSRAIEGAAAQSDMRVATSFLADRAYDETGLLVPRQLPNSVIHDEAIVLERVRLLLREGIVLTYDGQKLPMRPKSILLHGDTPGALALACSIRTEVEAAGGRVTPISRLMAGSHHET is encoded by the coding sequence ATGCAGATCGATCTCAACGCCGACCTCGCCGAAGGCTACGGCCCCTGGACCATGGGCGACGACGCCGCGCTTCTGGACGTCCTGTCATCCGCCAATATCGCCTGTGGGTTCCATGCGGGCGACCCGCTCATCATGGACAGGACGGTCAAGGCCGCGCTCGCCCGGGGAGTGGATATCGGCGCCCATGTCGGCTTTCCCGACCGACAGGGTTTCGGCCGCCGCCCGATGCAGATCGACGCGGCCGAACTCGCTGCCATGGTGACCTATCAATTGGGCGCGCTCGAAGGCATCGCCCGCTCGGCCGGCCATCGCATGACGCATATGAGCTTTCATGGCGCGCTCGGGAACATGGCGGCGGCGGATTCCAGCGTCGCGCGACCGCTTGTCGAAGCCGTTGCGCGCTTCGACAAGCGCTTGATCATCGTCTCTTCGACGAGCCGCGCCATCGAGGGCGCGGCCGCGCAAAGCGACATGCGGGTCGCAACGAGTTTTCTGGCTGATCGCGCTTATGACGAAACCGGCTTGCTGGTTCCGCGGCAACTGCCGAACTCGGTCATTCATGACGAGGCGATCGTGCTGGAGCGAGTCCGGCTGCTGCTTCGAGAGGGCATCGTTTTGACCTATGACGGACAGAAGCTGCCTATGCGCCCGAAAAGCATTCTCCTGCATGGCGACACGCCAGGCGCCCTGGCGTTGGCGTGCAGCATTCGGACGGAGGTCGAGGCCGCAGGTGGGCGGGTCACGCCGATATCCCGCCTGATGGCGGGCTCACACCACGAAACATAA
- a CDS encoding acetyl-CoA carboxylase biotin carboxyl carrier protein, which translates to MTTPLDHAAEIAAWLAATDIDVLELDGPEGRLRLARSGCHVSRVDDAAPVGPVEEPELGGERHDRIRSPGVGHVLHAHPLHETPLVQQGARVAAGQAVALLKIGAMLIPISASCDGIVAGFIAPDESLVGFGDPVLDIRPA; encoded by the coding sequence ATGACAACGCCACTGGATCATGCCGCAGAGATTGCCGCCTGGCTGGCTGCAACAGACATCGATGTTCTCGAACTTGACGGGCCGGAGGGGCGCCTGCGGCTGGCGCGAAGCGGTTGCCACGTCTCCCGTGTCGACGACGCAGCGCCTGTCGGGCCAGTGGAAGAGCCGGAGCTTGGCGGAGAACGGCACGACAGGATCCGCTCGCCAGGGGTTGGTCACGTCCTGCATGCCCATCCGCTGCATGAGACGCCGCTCGTCCAGCAGGGCGCGCGCGTCGCCGCCGGGCAGGCCGTCGCGCTCCTGAAGATCGGAGCGATGCTGATTCCGATCTCGGCCTCCTGCGACGGGATCGTCGCCGGGTTCATCGCGCCGGACGAATCTCTGGTCGGCTTCGGCGATCCCGTCCTCGACATCCGACCGGCCTGA
- a CDS encoding biotin-dependent carboxyltransferase family protein: MIEILSQSALATVQDLGRVGALRWGVGTAGAMDRLALLCGNLLLGNSEGAAGIEMQIFPFEMRFDQDCSFALSGADCAATLDGVPLLPWSGASAQAGQMLRLGLPRAGRWRGARAYVCVAGGIDVPIVLGSRSTQLRGAIGGLDGRALRQGDRLAVGTPADDAPAAVLAGIIPPALAMPLAVDGVPAVRVLPAAEYARFTPASRAAFWSEPWKITPQSDRYGFRLAGPVIEPIEPIELRSHGIVPGVIQVPHGGQPIVQMCDAQPSGGYPKIGTVIEADLWRLGQAPIGSRIRFVETGWEEALAALDEIEHWLAGIRRLLDLQRARSLGR; encoded by the coding sequence ATGATCGAGATCCTGTCGCAGAGCGCGCTTGCGACCGTGCAGGATCTCGGCCGCGTCGGGGCGCTGCGGTGGGGTGTCGGGACGGCGGGCGCCATGGATCGATTGGCGCTCCTCTGCGGGAACCTCCTTCTCGGCAATTCCGAGGGCGCGGCCGGGATCGAGATGCAAATCTTCCCCTTCGAGATGCGCTTCGATCAGGACTGCTCCTTCGCACTGAGCGGCGCCGATTGTGCGGCGACGCTCGATGGCGTGCCGCTCCTGCCTTGGTCGGGTGCATCGGCGCAGGCCGGCCAAATGCTCCGTCTCGGCCTGCCGCGAGCCGGCCGCTGGCGCGGTGCGCGGGCTTATGTCTGTGTCGCAGGCGGCATTGACGTGCCGATCGTCCTGGGTTCGCGCAGTACGCAATTGCGCGGCGCGATCGGCGGCCTCGATGGTCGCGCTCTGCGACAAGGCGACCGGCTTGCAGTCGGCACCCCGGCCGACGACGCGCCGGCTGCCGTCCTGGCTGGCATCATCCCACCCGCACTCGCCATGCCGCTCGCGGTCGACGGCGTCCCGGCTGTGCGTGTCCTGCCCGCCGCTGAGTATGCCCGCTTCACGCCTGCCTCCCGCGCGGCATTCTGGTCCGAACCCTGGAAGATCACGCCACAGAGCGATCGCTACGGTTTCCGGCTCGCCGGACCCGTGATCGAGCCGATCGAGCCGATCGAGTTGCGCTCTCATGGAATCGTGCCGGGCGTCATCCAGGTGCCGCATGGCGGCCAGCCGATCGTACAGATGTGCGACGCGCAACCTTCCGGGGGCTATCCGAAGATAGGGACCGTGATCGAGGCCGATCTCTGGCGGCTCGGCCAGGCGCCGATCGGCAGTCGCATCCGCTTCGTCGAGACCGGCTGGGAGGAGGCGCTGGCGGCGCTCGACGAGATCGAGCATTGGCTCGCCGGCATTCGGCGTTTGCTCGATCTCCAGCGCGCGCGGAGCCTTGGCCGATGA
- the pxpB gene encoding 5-oxoprolinase subunit PxpB, translating to MSASPRISLLGTGALLFEAPGETDLPTQRRIWSLAREVETWPEIREAVPGMNNLLVSFASRPRRLDAIEARLIDAWAAVDPLPLAGRIVELPVIYGGDGGPHMADVVAHTRLGVDEIVAIHSEPIYPVYALGSHPGYCYLGGMDPRLATPRRKVPVLTIPGGAVSIGGAQTGVSASDGPSGWNTIGTTSMSFFDALRDPPALLQPGDSIAFRVARVIR from the coding sequence ATGAGCGCGTCACCCCGCATCAGCCTTCTCGGCACGGGCGCGCTGCTGTTCGAGGCGCCGGGCGAAACCGATCTGCCGACGCAGCGCCGCATCTGGTCACTGGCGCGCGAGGTCGAGACCTGGCCCGAAATCCGCGAGGCCGTGCCCGGAATGAACAATCTGCTGGTGAGCTTCGCCAGCCGACCGCGGCGGCTCGACGCCATCGAGGCGCGGCTCATCGACGCCTGGGCGGCGGTCGATCCCTTGCCGCTTGCGGGGCGCATCGTCGAGCTGCCGGTCATCTATGGCGGGGATGGCGGCCCACACATGGCCGATGTCGTCGCGCATACAAGGCTTGGTGTCGACGAGATCGTCGCGATCCATAGCGAGCCGATCTATCCGGTCTACGCGCTCGGCAGCCATCCCGGATATTGTTACCTCGGCGGGATGGACCCGCGCCTTGCGACGCCGCGCCGCAAGGTGCCGGTCCTGACGATTCCAGGTGGCGCCGTCTCGATCGGAGGCGCGCAAACCGGAGTGTCCGCGTCGGACGGGCCGAGCGGCTGGAACACGATCGGGACGACGTCGATGTCCTTCTTCGACGCGCTGCGCGATCCGCCGGCCCTGCTTCAGCCCGGTGACAGCATCGCGTTTCGAGTCGCCCGGGTGATCCGATGA
- the accC gene encoding acetyl-CoA carboxylase biotin carboxylase subunit → MFNSVLIANRGEIALRIQRACRMLGLRTIAIYSEADREAAHVRHADVAVCIGPAPAIRSYLDGAAILLAAAATGAEAVHPGYGFLSENAAFAERVTQAGLTFIGPSAACIRTMGDKVAAKRAMRAAGVPCVPGPDASLPDAPEAIRHIAAEIGYPVILKAAGGGGGRGMRIVEQESGLLDALALTREEARRAFGNPEIYVEKFLGRPRHVEIQILADGHGNALWLGSRDCSLQRRHQKVLEEAPAPGLPEALLVEVGERCTEACRQIGYQGVGTFEFLVEAGAFFFIEMNTRVQVEHPVTEMTAGIDIVAEGIRVARGEPLSITQSEIACRGHAFECRINAEHPDSFAPSPGRITRFDVPGGPGVRVDTHAGAGTVVPPYYDSLVAKLIVHGATRQEALARLTVALSEMRVEGVSTNLPLHRRIVTDPGFMEGGVDIHHLEAILRRGTA, encoded by the coding sequence ATGTTCAATTCCGTCCTGATCGCCAATCGGGGTGAAATCGCGCTCCGCATCCAGCGCGCCTGCCGAATGCTCGGACTGCGCACCATCGCGATCTACTCGGAGGCTGACCGGGAGGCGGCTCATGTCCGCCATGCTGATGTCGCCGTCTGCATCGGCCCCGCTCCCGCTATCCGCAGCTACCTCGACGGGGCCGCGATCCTGCTCGCCGCCGCGGCGACGGGGGCGGAGGCGGTCCATCCGGGCTACGGCTTCCTGTCGGAGAATGCCGCCTTCGCGGAGCGCGTCACGCAGGCCGGCCTGACCTTCATCGGCCCCAGTGCGGCCTGTATCCGCACCATGGGGGACAAGGTCGCGGCAAAGCGCGCCATGCGGGCCGCCGGCGTGCCCTGCGTGCCGGGCCCAGACGCCAGTCTTCCCGATGCCCCGGAGGCGATCCGGCACATTGCGGCCGAGATCGGTTATCCGGTCATCCTCAAGGCGGCGGGAGGCGGTGGCGGTCGCGGCATGAGGATCGTCGAGCAGGAGAGCGGCCTGCTGGATGCGCTTGCCTTGACGCGCGAGGAGGCGAGGCGCGCCTTCGGCAATCCCGAAATCTATGTCGAGAAGTTCCTCGGCCGCCCACGCCATGTCGAGATCCAGATTCTGGCCGACGGTCATGGCAACGCACTCTGGCTCGGCAGCCGCGACTGTTCGCTCCAGCGCCGCCACCAGAAGGTGCTGGAGGAGGCGCCTGCGCCGGGCCTGCCGGAGGCGCTCCTGGTCGAAGTCGGCGAACGCTGTACCGAGGCCTGCCGGCAGATCGGCTACCAGGGCGTCGGCACCTTCGAGTTCCTGGTCGAGGCCGGCGCCTTCTTCTTCATCGAGATGAACACGCGCGTTCAGGTCGAGCATCCTGTGACCGAGATGACGGCGGGGATCGACATCGTGGCCGAAGGCATCCGGGTGGCCCGGGGCGAGCCCCTCTCCATCACGCAATCCGAGATCGCCTGCCGCGGCCATGCCTTCGAATGCCGCATCAATGCCGAGCATCCCGACAGCTTCGCGCCTTCGCCGGGACGCATCACGCGCTTCGATGTCCCAGGCGGTCCCGGTGTGCGTGTCGACACGCACGCCGGGGCCGGGACCGTCGTGCCGCCGTATTATGATTCCCTTGTCGCCAAACTGATCGTGCATGGCGCGACACGACAAGAAGCGCTCGCGCGCCTGACGGTGGCGCTTTCCGAAATGCGGGTCGAGGGCGTCTCGACGAATCTGCCGCTGCATCGCCGCATCGTCACCGATCCGGGTTTCATGGAGGGCGGCGTCGACATCCACCACCTCGAAGCCATCCTGCGGCGGGGAACGGCTTGA
- a CDS encoding acetyl-CoA carboxylase biotin carboxyl carrier protein, translating into MDLHHIKTLIDTMAASDLAEMEVSRDGWTLRLVRRAWPAPTVRAETSGRAASPPQASHGTDLPPSAEALIRAPLSGIVYLGSSPNDPPFVVAGQAVAMGTTLCVIEAMKMFNEVKAERDGLVEAVLVAAGDEVEGGQPLIRLV; encoded by the coding sequence ATGGACTTGCACCATATCAAGACGCTGATCGACACGATGGCCGCGTCAGACCTCGCCGAGATGGAGGTCAGCCGCGACGGCTGGACCTTGCGCCTCGTCCGGCGGGCATGGCCGGCTCCAACGGTCCGCGCAGAAACCTCCGGCCGCGCTGCTTCCCCGCCTCAGGCGTCGCACGGCACCGATCTGCCGCCTTCCGCGGAAGCTCTCATACGGGCGCCGCTTTCGGGCATCGTCTATCTCGGCTCCTCGCCGAACGATCCGCCTTTCGTGGTGGCCGGACAGGCTGTCGCGATGGGGACGACCCTTTGCGTCATCGAGGCCATGAAGATGTTCAACGAGGTGAAGGCCGAGCGGGACGGTCTCGTCGAGGCCGTCCTCGTCGCCGCCGGCGATGAGGTCGAGGGCGGCCAGCCGCTCATCCGGCTGGTGTGA
- the nac gene encoding nitrogen assimilation transcriptional regulator NAC — MKIVDIGSLTQAADILHVAQPALSQQLATLEGEVRQQLLLRTKRGVTPTEAGKVLYRHAQLILRQCEQALADMKAAGLGVSGAVSVGLAPGTAAAGLALPLLRAVRLRHPGVILYLNETYGSTLSELVMNGRMDLAVLYGGKTAVHGLSFRPLLREWLCLVGPNTLDAPPDTVPLSLVADMDLYLPRPYNVVRKMVDEACAGLGLAPKVVAEIESASTLTAAITDGHGATILPESMARQVTASSPAWHSRIIDPAIEAPLALCQSDHLPLSEPAQIVRDIILELVADWPDNLLEAAEPHRQPPS; from the coding sequence GTGAAGATCGTCGACATCGGCAGCCTGACCCAGGCGGCCGACATCCTGCACGTCGCCCAACCGGCGCTGAGCCAGCAACTCGCCACGCTCGAGGGTGAGGTTCGCCAGCAACTGCTTTTGCGCACGAAGCGAGGCGTGACGCCCACCGAAGCGGGCAAGGTCCTCTACCGCCACGCTCAGCTTATCCTGCGGCAATGCGAACAAGCGCTCGCGGATATGAAAGCCGCCGGGCTGGGCGTGTCGGGGGCGGTGTCGGTCGGCCTAGCGCCCGGGACGGCCGCGGCCGGACTCGCATTGCCACTGTTGCGCGCCGTCCGGCTCCGGCATCCCGGCGTTATCCTCTATCTCAACGAGACCTATGGTTCGACGCTTTCGGAACTGGTCATGAACGGCCGGATGGACCTTGCGGTGCTCTATGGCGGCAAGACGGCCGTGCACGGTCTCTCGTTCCGCCCCCTCCTGCGCGAGTGGCTCTGTCTCGTCGGTCCCAATACCCTGGACGCTCCGCCCGATACCGTGCCGCTGTCGCTCGTGGCCGACATGGATCTCTATCTGCCACGGCCCTACAATGTCGTCCGCAAGATGGTCGACGAGGCTTGCGCCGGTCTCGGTCTCGCCCCCAAGGTCGTGGCCGAGATCGAATCGGCCAGCACGCTCACGGCTGCGATCACTGACGGACATGGTGCAACGATCCTGCCGGAATCGATGGCCCGGCAAGTGACGGCGTCTTCGCCAGCTTGGCATTCGCGCATCATCGACCCTGCCATCGAGGCTCCGCTGGCGCTCTGCCAGTCGGACCACCTGCCGCTTTCGGAGCCGGCCCAGATTGTCAGGGATATCATATTGGAGCTGGTGGCCGATTGGCCCGACAACCTGCTGGAGGCAGCTGAGCCCCACCGGCAGCCCCCGTCATAA